A region from the Metopolophium dirhodum isolate CAU chromosome 9, ASM1992520v1, whole genome shotgun sequence genome encodes:
- the LOC132951696 gene encoding mitogen-activated protein kinase kinase kinase 4 isoform X1: MVFSFFCQKNRIDVNKKFRFYFDYEMEIFDVREQNKVQDSVSMVEDQDQMEDHDEPLSKFKVETNNRFWSVGSKLVVCRKFINNKLAKSEDVNRIAFYNKLKCLANNEKVTSSYELNRQLSQEEVLWQSELKDLIWLELRARLTDRTITSQDKYLCEERKNICYLLDEIINFSFRFDQLHSKTSPTCEESNNCSDEDVGQCSSRSGCLGLFCSRCIEQQNLALCQVQKLMERLEYAESLFPSSRAFAVQYPLFKSSEFTNRVKAMCVWYNMTKRQRLMLLILGRHLMKEEEVELEPLNHLMATSSCSSGSPSVSNDSGKGSLTPSPRTSIENFEFKFKRSTVNYREPISYKDLDLYNTQPIAHLRQHFFPYTIGINSSCYASQTYRQFIAGVLKTKGLRKALKFLDELYKNVLRKAHLTLKEESTVEDDSKHDVPHDEELLRYSYWSQESKELNLPSYRATFIFLSRIPLDLIHAYLRMRLDTRPEKPSIMSIRQLTCELKEGLMLAVVHRRRFVRHIQSTLWSDTEIGMKIFKERISHFDECTKIVLEVYLGYMEQWVVMMGYCKAQKNMLEEEWNDMKVIIPHIPDGMTTVTKTFCEIAKHMLETILKHFKDQTHNQIKMIVQNVDHSQTKQNLLAICRELQNLLSLFREKSFLVMSLVKNLCKDMIEQYKKDKMNNVKFDGPLSPILTTMIPLKEKLLEVCRCIIEIITSLEEAADTCNSDIDDITLAPRIREVLHQMYKFGFEYHKEANKIMCGPYKDQATLYNVSISKRWINFVHKRCEPGRGLKPKWANNGVDFLLSVCEPQNVAGLSDVDFKNFKILIENCVVYIIGKLDDGGSFSNPSVIQKKRHSSAIEGRNKMLKTEKTFKSDIERNVRVMDAVNKLDHQLEEKLRSQELIGHIRHDYNIERIEYVRPRPVHFSWQRGIKIGQGRFGKVYTAVNNETGELMAMKEIQLQPFDHNAIRNVAVELRIFEGITHEHLVRYYGVEIHREEMLIFMELCAEGTLENLVAATESGLPEALLRRFTKQLVSGVDILHQHAIVHRDIKSANIFLTDEGNCLKLGDFGSAVKMKAHTTVPGELKGFVGTQAYMAPEVFMKSNTEGHGRAVDIWSIGCVIIEMASGKRPWHEYDSNYQIMFKVGMGVLPTVPDTLCDEGQQFVDSCLQHDPYSRATISKLQEHNFIKVMPEECVSCRISSTAMLEEYIKLGFKR, from the exons ATGGTCTTTTCGTTTTTCTGCCAGAAAAATCGTATTGATGTGAACAAAAAGTTTCGATTCTACTTCGATTACGAAATGGAGATTTTCGACGTCAGAGAGCAGAACAAAGTCCAGGATTCAGTTTCGATGGTTGAGGACCAAGACCAAATGGAGGATCACGATGAACCGCTTAGTAAATTCAAG gtCGAAACAAATAACCGGTTTTGGAGTGTTGGCTCTAAACTAGTGGTCTGTCGAAAGTTCATCAACAATAAGTTGGCAAAGTCTGAAGACGTCAACAGGATCGCTTTCTATAACAAACTCAAGTGCTTAGCTAATAATGAAAAAGTGACTAGTTCATATGAACTCAACagacaa TTAAGTCAAGAGGAGGTATTATGGCAAAGTGAACTCAAAGACTTAATATGGTTAGAATTGCGTGCCAGGCTAACTGACCGGACTATAACGAGTCAAGACAAGTATCTGTGCGAAGAGAGAAAAAATATCTGCTATCTCCTTGATGAAATTATAAACTTCAG tTTTAGATTTGATCAATTACATTCAAAAACATCCCCAACTTGTGAAGAATCGAATAATTGTTCAG atGAAGATGTTGGTCAATGTTCAAGTCGCAGTGGATGTCTTGGACTATTTTGTTCTCGATGTATTGAACAACAAAATCTAGCTCTCTGCCAAGTACAAAAACTTATGGAACGATTAGAGTATGCTGAATCTTTATTTCCATCTAGCCGAGCATTTGCAGTACAATATCCTTTATTTAAAAGTTCAGAATTCACTAATAGAGTTAAG gcaaTGTGTGTGTGGTACAATATGACAAAGAGACAGCGATTGATGTTGTTAATTTTAGGCAGACATTTAATGAAAGAAGAAGAAGTGGAGTTGGAGCCATTAAATCATTTGATGGCAACTAGTAGTTGCAGTTCAGGTTCCCCCAG tgTATCCAATGATAGTGGCAAAGGTTCATTAACACCTTCTCCTAGAACTAgtattg aaaattttgaattcaaattcaaaagaTCTACTGTGAATTATCGTGAACCAATATCATATAAAGATCTCGATTTATATAACACCCAGCCTATAGCTCATCTTAGACAACATTTTTTCCCTTACACAATAGGAATAAATTCATCTTGCTATGCTTCTCAAACTTATAG gcAATTTATTGCTGGTGTATTAAAGACTAAGGGTTTAAGAAAAGCATTAAAATTTCTTGatgaattatacaaaaatgttcTGCGTAAAGCACATTTAACTCTTAAAGAAGAATCAACAGTG gaAGACGATTCTAAACATGATGTACCTCATGATGAAGAATTATTGCGTTATAGTTATTGGAGTCAAGAATCAAAGGAATTGAACTTACCTTCGTATAGagctacatttatttttttatctcgtATTCCATTGGATCTTATACATGCTTATCTTCGTATGAGACTTGATACTAGACCAGAAAAACCTTCAATAATGAGCATCAgacaa ttgacTTGCGAGCTAAAGGAAggtttaatgttggctgtagtACACAGGAGACGTTTTGTTCGTCATATACAATCAACATTATGGTCTGATACAGAAATTGGTATGAAAATATTCAAAGAACGTATAAGCCATTTTGACGAGTGTACCAAAATTGTTTTGGAAGTTTATTTGGGGTATATGGAACAATGGGTAGTGATGATGGGATATTGTAAAGCTCAAAAAAATATGCTGGAAGAAGAATGGAATGACATGAAAGTTATAATTCCTCATATTCCAGATGGTATGACAACGGTCACAAAAACATTTTG CGAAATTGCCAAACACATGTtggaaacaatattaaaacatttcaagGACCAAActcataatcaaataaaaatgatagtaCAAAATGTTGATCATTCTCAAaccaa GCAAAACTTACTAGCCATATGCAGAGaattacaaaatttattaaGCTTATTCAGAGAAAAATCTTTTCTTGTGATGtcattagttaaaaatttatgcAAAGATATGATCGAACAgtataaaaaagataaaatgaataatgtgaAGTTTGATGGTCCTTTATCTCCAATTTTGACTACAATGATACCTTTAaaa GAAAAATTGTTGGAAGTTTGTCGgtgtattatagaaataattacaTCATTAGAGGAAGCAGCTGATACTTGTAACAGTGATATTGACGATATAACATTAGCCCCTCGTATTCGAGAAGTCTTGCACCAGATGTATAAATTTGGATTTgag TATCATAAAGAAGCTAACAAAATTATGTGTGGTCCGTATAAAGACCAAGCCACTCTCTACAACGTATCTATTTCAAAACGTTGGataaattttgtacacaaacGATGTGAACCCGGTCGAGGTTTAAAGCCCAAATGGGCAAATAATGGAGTAGATTTTTTACTCAGCGTATGTGAACCTCAGAACGTTGCTGGACTTAGTGATGTGGATTTTAAG aattttaagattttgatagaaaattgtgtagtatatattattggaaaattGGACGATGGTGGTTCGTTTTCAAACCCTAGTGTTATACAAAAAAAGCGTCATTCTTCCGCAATTGAGGGGAGGAATAAAATGTTGAAGActgaaaaaacttttaaaagtg aTATTGAGAGAAATGTACGGGTCATGGATGCTGTTAATAAACTAGATCATCAATTAGAAGAGAAATTGCGATCACAAGAGTTAATTGGGCACATTCGACATGATTATAATATCGAACGTATTGAGTATGTTCGTCCTCGTCCTGTACATTTTAGTTGGCAACGGGGCATAAAAATCGGACAAGGCCGTTTTGGTAAGGTATACACTGCCGTTAATAATGAAACTGGAGAATTGATGGCTATGAAAGAAATACAATTGCAACCATTTGATCACAATGCAATCAGAAATGTAGCTGTTGAGTTAAGGATATTTGAAGGCATCACTCATGAACATCTTGTTAGATATTATGGCGTTGAAATTCATAGG gaAGAGATGCTCATATTTATGGAATTGTGTGCTGAAGGGACATTGGAAAATTTAGTCGCAGCCACAGAAAGTGGACTACCAGAAGCTCTTTTACGTAGGTTTACTAAACAGTTGGTTAGTGGAGTGGACATTTTACACCAGCATGCCATCGTTCATAGAGATATTAAAA gtgcaaacatttttttgactGACGAAGGCAACTGTTTGAAACTGGGTGATTTTGGTTCTGCAGTAAAAATGAAAGCGCATACCACAGTTCCAGGAGAACTTAAAGGGTTTGTTGGAACACAAG CGTACATGGCACCAGAAGTTTTTATGAAATCCAACACGGAAGGACATGGTAGAGCCGTAGACATTTGGTCAATAGGATGTGTGATAATTGAAATGGCTTCAGGCAAA AGACCGTGGCACGAGTATGATTCTAACTACCAAATCATGTTTAAAGTGGGCATGGGAGTCTTGCCAACTGTACCGGACACACTGTGCGATGAGGGCCAACAGTTTGTCGACAGTTGTCTACAACATGATCCGTACTCTAGAGCAACTATTTCGAAACTGCAAGAACATAActttatcaaa GTTATGCCCGAGGAGTGTGTTTCCTGTCGAATATCTTCAACTGCAATGCTGGAGGAATACATAAAATTGGGTTTTAAACGATAG
- the LOC132951696 gene encoding mitogen-activated protein kinase kinase kinase 4 isoform X2, with protein MEIFDVREQNKVQDSVSMVEDQDQMEDHDEPLSKFKVETNNRFWSVGSKLVVCRKFINNKLAKSEDVNRIAFYNKLKCLANNEKVTSSYELNRQLSQEEVLWQSELKDLIWLELRARLTDRTITSQDKYLCEERKNICYLLDEIINFSFRFDQLHSKTSPTCEESNNCSDEDVGQCSSRSGCLGLFCSRCIEQQNLALCQVQKLMERLEYAESLFPSSRAFAVQYPLFKSSEFTNRVKAMCVWYNMTKRQRLMLLILGRHLMKEEEVELEPLNHLMATSSCSSGSPSVSNDSGKGSLTPSPRTSIENFEFKFKRSTVNYREPISYKDLDLYNTQPIAHLRQHFFPYTIGINSSCYASQTYRQFIAGVLKTKGLRKALKFLDELYKNVLRKAHLTLKEESTVEDDSKHDVPHDEELLRYSYWSQESKELNLPSYRATFIFLSRIPLDLIHAYLRMRLDTRPEKPSIMSIRQLTCELKEGLMLAVVHRRRFVRHIQSTLWSDTEIGMKIFKERISHFDECTKIVLEVYLGYMEQWVVMMGYCKAQKNMLEEEWNDMKVIIPHIPDGMTTVTKTFCEIAKHMLETILKHFKDQTHNQIKMIVQNVDHSQTKQNLLAICRELQNLLSLFREKSFLVMSLVKNLCKDMIEQYKKDKMNNVKFDGPLSPILTTMIPLKEKLLEVCRCIIEIITSLEEAADTCNSDIDDITLAPRIREVLHQMYKFGFEYHKEANKIMCGPYKDQATLYNVSISKRWINFVHKRCEPGRGLKPKWANNGVDFLLSVCEPQNVAGLSDVDFKNFKILIENCVVYIIGKLDDGGSFSNPSVIQKKRHSSAIEGRNKMLKTEKTFKSDIERNVRVMDAVNKLDHQLEEKLRSQELIGHIRHDYNIERIEYVRPRPVHFSWQRGIKIGQGRFGKVYTAVNNETGELMAMKEIQLQPFDHNAIRNVAVELRIFEGITHEHLVRYYGVEIHREEMLIFMELCAEGTLENLVAATESGLPEALLRRFTKQLVSGVDILHQHAIVHRDIKSANIFLTDEGNCLKLGDFGSAVKMKAHTTVPGELKGFVGTQAYMAPEVFMKSNTEGHGRAVDIWSIGCVIIEMASGKRPWHEYDSNYQIMFKVGMGVLPTVPDTLCDEGQQFVDSCLQHDPYSRATISKLQEHNFIKVMPEECVSCRISSTAMLEEYIKLGFKR; from the exons ATGGAGATTTTCGACGTCAGAGAGCAGAACAAAGTCCAGGATTCAGTTTCGATGGTTGAGGACCAAGACCAAATGGAGGATCACGATGAACCGCTTAGTAAATTCAAG gtCGAAACAAATAACCGGTTTTGGAGTGTTGGCTCTAAACTAGTGGTCTGTCGAAAGTTCATCAACAATAAGTTGGCAAAGTCTGAAGACGTCAACAGGATCGCTTTCTATAACAAACTCAAGTGCTTAGCTAATAATGAAAAAGTGACTAGTTCATATGAACTCAACagacaa TTAAGTCAAGAGGAGGTATTATGGCAAAGTGAACTCAAAGACTTAATATGGTTAGAATTGCGTGCCAGGCTAACTGACCGGACTATAACGAGTCAAGACAAGTATCTGTGCGAAGAGAGAAAAAATATCTGCTATCTCCTTGATGAAATTATAAACTTCAG tTTTAGATTTGATCAATTACATTCAAAAACATCCCCAACTTGTGAAGAATCGAATAATTGTTCAG atGAAGATGTTGGTCAATGTTCAAGTCGCAGTGGATGTCTTGGACTATTTTGTTCTCGATGTATTGAACAACAAAATCTAGCTCTCTGCCAAGTACAAAAACTTATGGAACGATTAGAGTATGCTGAATCTTTATTTCCATCTAGCCGAGCATTTGCAGTACAATATCCTTTATTTAAAAGTTCAGAATTCACTAATAGAGTTAAG gcaaTGTGTGTGTGGTACAATATGACAAAGAGACAGCGATTGATGTTGTTAATTTTAGGCAGACATTTAATGAAAGAAGAAGAAGTGGAGTTGGAGCCATTAAATCATTTGATGGCAACTAGTAGTTGCAGTTCAGGTTCCCCCAG tgTATCCAATGATAGTGGCAAAGGTTCATTAACACCTTCTCCTAGAACTAgtattg aaaattttgaattcaaattcaaaagaTCTACTGTGAATTATCGTGAACCAATATCATATAAAGATCTCGATTTATATAACACCCAGCCTATAGCTCATCTTAGACAACATTTTTTCCCTTACACAATAGGAATAAATTCATCTTGCTATGCTTCTCAAACTTATAG gcAATTTATTGCTGGTGTATTAAAGACTAAGGGTTTAAGAAAAGCATTAAAATTTCTTGatgaattatacaaaaatgttcTGCGTAAAGCACATTTAACTCTTAAAGAAGAATCAACAGTG gaAGACGATTCTAAACATGATGTACCTCATGATGAAGAATTATTGCGTTATAGTTATTGGAGTCAAGAATCAAAGGAATTGAACTTACCTTCGTATAGagctacatttatttttttatctcgtATTCCATTGGATCTTATACATGCTTATCTTCGTATGAGACTTGATACTAGACCAGAAAAACCTTCAATAATGAGCATCAgacaa ttgacTTGCGAGCTAAAGGAAggtttaatgttggctgtagtACACAGGAGACGTTTTGTTCGTCATATACAATCAACATTATGGTCTGATACAGAAATTGGTATGAAAATATTCAAAGAACGTATAAGCCATTTTGACGAGTGTACCAAAATTGTTTTGGAAGTTTATTTGGGGTATATGGAACAATGGGTAGTGATGATGGGATATTGTAAAGCTCAAAAAAATATGCTGGAAGAAGAATGGAATGACATGAAAGTTATAATTCCTCATATTCCAGATGGTATGACAACGGTCACAAAAACATTTTG CGAAATTGCCAAACACATGTtggaaacaatattaaaacatttcaagGACCAAActcataatcaaataaaaatgatagtaCAAAATGTTGATCATTCTCAAaccaa GCAAAACTTACTAGCCATATGCAGAGaattacaaaatttattaaGCTTATTCAGAGAAAAATCTTTTCTTGTGATGtcattagttaaaaatttatgcAAAGATATGATCGAACAgtataaaaaagataaaatgaataatgtgaAGTTTGATGGTCCTTTATCTCCAATTTTGACTACAATGATACCTTTAaaa GAAAAATTGTTGGAAGTTTGTCGgtgtattatagaaataattacaTCATTAGAGGAAGCAGCTGATACTTGTAACAGTGATATTGACGATATAACATTAGCCCCTCGTATTCGAGAAGTCTTGCACCAGATGTATAAATTTGGATTTgag TATCATAAAGAAGCTAACAAAATTATGTGTGGTCCGTATAAAGACCAAGCCACTCTCTACAACGTATCTATTTCAAAACGTTGGataaattttgtacacaaacGATGTGAACCCGGTCGAGGTTTAAAGCCCAAATGGGCAAATAATGGAGTAGATTTTTTACTCAGCGTATGTGAACCTCAGAACGTTGCTGGACTTAGTGATGTGGATTTTAAG aattttaagattttgatagaaaattgtgtagtatatattattggaaaattGGACGATGGTGGTTCGTTTTCAAACCCTAGTGTTATACAAAAAAAGCGTCATTCTTCCGCAATTGAGGGGAGGAATAAAATGTTGAAGActgaaaaaacttttaaaagtg aTATTGAGAGAAATGTACGGGTCATGGATGCTGTTAATAAACTAGATCATCAATTAGAAGAGAAATTGCGATCACAAGAGTTAATTGGGCACATTCGACATGATTATAATATCGAACGTATTGAGTATGTTCGTCCTCGTCCTGTACATTTTAGTTGGCAACGGGGCATAAAAATCGGACAAGGCCGTTTTGGTAAGGTATACACTGCCGTTAATAATGAAACTGGAGAATTGATGGCTATGAAAGAAATACAATTGCAACCATTTGATCACAATGCAATCAGAAATGTAGCTGTTGAGTTAAGGATATTTGAAGGCATCACTCATGAACATCTTGTTAGATATTATGGCGTTGAAATTCATAGG gaAGAGATGCTCATATTTATGGAATTGTGTGCTGAAGGGACATTGGAAAATTTAGTCGCAGCCACAGAAAGTGGACTACCAGAAGCTCTTTTACGTAGGTTTACTAAACAGTTGGTTAGTGGAGTGGACATTTTACACCAGCATGCCATCGTTCATAGAGATATTAAAA gtgcaaacatttttttgactGACGAAGGCAACTGTTTGAAACTGGGTGATTTTGGTTCTGCAGTAAAAATGAAAGCGCATACCACAGTTCCAGGAGAACTTAAAGGGTTTGTTGGAACACAAG CGTACATGGCACCAGAAGTTTTTATGAAATCCAACACGGAAGGACATGGTAGAGCCGTAGACATTTGGTCAATAGGATGTGTGATAATTGAAATGGCTTCAGGCAAA AGACCGTGGCACGAGTATGATTCTAACTACCAAATCATGTTTAAAGTGGGCATGGGAGTCTTGCCAACTGTACCGGACACACTGTGCGATGAGGGCCAACAGTTTGTCGACAGTTGTCTACAACATGATCCGTACTCTAGAGCAACTATTTCGAAACTGCAAGAACATAActttatcaaa GTTATGCCCGAGGAGTGTGTTTCCTGTCGAATATCTTCAACTGCAATGCTGGAGGAATACATAAAATTGGGTTTTAAACGATAG